The sequence below is a genomic window from Macrotis lagotis isolate mMagLag1 chromosome 7, bilby.v1.9.chrom.fasta, whole genome shotgun sequence.
tgagaaggaaaaaaagtcattttaaccAAAAGTCCCCTTTGACCATCCTAAGATGAAAGATGTACTAGAAAAGATAGGAAACAAGTGGGAGGCAGTGAGGCAGAAAGGATACGACCCTAGAGAGAGAATCAGACAATCTGGATTCTCTTCTCAACTTTGTCACTTACTGCTTGTCAGAACTTGAGCCTTGTGGAAgctgaaggggttggactagccTGGGATCCCTTCCCACTCTTGATCCCATGATAAATATTATTGATTCTTTGACTTCCTGCCCAAGAAGTCGTCAGCAGTTAGCATTAGAGTAAGCCAAGAAACCAAAGTACATTAGACTCCATGGAATTATCTATTATAGATGCCTAAAGAAGTTAGAGAATGAATCACTATAATCTGTAGCTAAAGCAAAATTTTCATGTAAATCATGATCATCAAGTGCCTCAACCCCAATAAAAACAGACTCAAATAAATTTCATTTGGGATCCTAGTTTCAACATCCTCCCAAGACCAACAAATATCACAATGTCCCAAAACTCTGGCTGAAATCTCAGTGATTTGAAGCCAGACACAATCAGAGAAGTGGATAAAGAGTCCCCAAGTAGTTAGGATGACTAATCATAATGACAAATAATAGGGCTCTGAAAAGAACCACCAAAAATTTTTTGTTGAActgaaataaatacattttagaaattgaaataatacataataGATGATTATGATATGTCcttattatattaaaatgatgatgatgtttgtctttcattctcaaaggagaccataacatcagggaagtgatgccatgacatgcattcgaattggatttgagtgggggggggactTTGCTAAATcagcaacctcactttctcctctggaaccatctgaatCCAGGGGCCAGGTATGAGTCAGGACTattggagatagctctggattaGAAGtaatcagggtcaagtgatttgctcaaggtcacaatctgattgatttttatttatttattttttatttatttgggggtttttttgaggctgattttgaactcaggtcctcctgacttcaaggccagtgctttacctGCTGTGTCATCTGGCTGCCCTTCCCCTTAAATACAACAGTCTAATAAAAGTAAAGACAGGGTTCTTTAAACTGAgaattatttaacatttcttggtTTCCTTGGCCATGGTATTTGAAACTACTGACCATCCATTCTGCATATTTAACCTAATCCAACAAGTATCtgttaagtgcctgctatgtgcTAAAAGATTCTTTTGCTAGGCAACAGCTAGGTGAATAGATCGCTGGGCCTGacatcagaaagatctgagtgcaaatttaacctcaggtacttactagccatgtgactctgcccaagtcacttaatctctgtttgcctcagtttcttcaactgtaaaataaggataataatacctgtctcttaggattgttgtgaggggCAAATGAATTGCTTGGCACATTGTAGATTCTAAACaaatattccctttcctttctttacaCCTTCCCTTTGGCAACTGCTCTCCTATTTCCTCTCTCCCTGCCTTTGCATGGTCTCTTTGCCTCTAATTCTGAACTTCTCTGAACTTTCTTGAAGACTAAGATCAAGTACCTCCCTCTACAGGTAGACTTGACTGATCCTCCCATATGTCAGTGCCCTTTCCTGTATCCCCAGTTACCATATAGCAGATCTGAAAATATTCTGTTTGTACCCATAGAGATGCCTATATTGTCTCCTCCAAAGTCCTCTCAGAATAAAAGACtaaatttccacttttttttttgtattaccaCATTCTTTACCTTTGTTGTTGTTAGTATTGTaatgttttcagttgtgtctgactttgtgaccctatttgggccatttccatttccaggtggggaaactgagacaaacagggttaaatgaattgcccagagtcATCCAGCTAAAAAAATGTCCGAGACACTGGACTATAAGGAGGAAAAATGACAACCACTACTTTAGGACTTACATCCCCATTAGAAGgctatttgcttacttttaaAGTGAAGATATAAGGTAAAAAGAGTGTCATGCACAGATAATTGAAGTATGAGGGAGAGGGCAATAAGAATTAGGAGGCATTAGGGAAGGCTTCTCAGAGGGTAAGCCTGAGGTAGCCAGGAATTCCAGAATAGTGTGCATAAAgtagaatgataaaaaaaacatGCTTAGAAAGGTAGAAGTCAGATTGGGAAGTCTTTCAAATGtggattttcaattcttttttttttttttggattttttttttaatttttccaactacatgcaatgattgttttcatcttttctggcaaggttttgagtctcacattttttcttcttttcctccccccccccccggccccgcccctgacagaaagcaatctacaTGTTCACTAAACATAAACCCATAttatgttgagaaagaagaatcaaatagaaatggggtgGTGGAAAtattagagaggggaaaaaaataaccaaaagacaacttttaaaaattgaagctagtaagctttggtctgcatttaaattacatagttccttctctggatatgtatgATATTCATGAATTTTAAATTCCAATCTAGAGGCAATGGAGAACCTCTGAAGTTTCTTGATTGGAAGAGTGGCAGAACCAGACTACTTTAAAAAGCTTAACTTGAGCATCACTGTTTTTATGGCAATAGGACCTTCTTGCTCTACTGCTTCTCCAACCAGTTATAATTGTTCTTTcatccttcctcttcttcatcaCACTCTTAATTGTAAGTATTCCAGTATCTAGTTGGTCCTTCTGCCTCTATGACACTGGGCTCTTGGCTCTCCTTTCAGAACTGGAGCAGAGCTCTTTTCAAAcatcttctctttcccttgccaACTTTTCTGATTTGGAATTTGGGTCCCTTGGGCTCCCTGAGTCAAATACATTGGTGCCACCCTTTTGGTCTTCAGTTCATTTCCAACCAATCAGAGAATCTTTTTTTGGGCTTGTGTATCCTACTCTTGTAGgatatgttcaaggaagactagtacttctggtgtgaggacttccaagcccttttcagggttaCTTTCACTTTTGATATCCTCCTGAGCCACCTGACTTTCACCTATGACCATACCCCAGTAAaatgggctaaaccagattgagggtcaTCCTTTGGTGACTTAGGGTTTGTTTTTCCCCAAGTATGGGAAGTCTTCTACTAATAGAATGGAATAGTCTTGGCTCTTCTTTCAGAATTGGAGCTGGACTCTTTACAAACATCTTCTCTTCCCCTTGGCAACTTTTCTGATTTGGGTTTGTCTCTTGGGTTCCCTGAGCCAAACACATTGGTACCATCCTTTTGTTTggagaacaattggttccaatgaCCACGGAGACAGCAAAGCAGGCATTATAGAGTACTTAGAACCTGGTTGGATATCAAAGACAGCAAGGTCATCATCACTGCATCTAGAGCCTTCACCAGTTGTCTTGCCTCTGCCCTACCACTGGACCATGATGACTTAGGAAGAGATACTGAGGCTGACGACTCcatgcagctctgcctcacttaaatccaatttttgCCTAAACTAGAAGACATTAATCACCCATACCACTTTCCCATTCTTatttcaaagtcctgtggtgTCAGGTAAGTGACAAAGCTCCGTCGGGAGTTGTAGTCACCACTCTACTTATAGGTGGCCCAGGCCATAGGGTTGTCTCCCAAATGGAAGCAGCAGTAGGATTTGGCAGCTCCCTGGCTGTCTGAGCACAGTGCTCAGACTGgggatcacactgctcacctcctggtgtGGGGAAGGGGCTAGAAagggtgccctaaaaattgtttaCCCAATCCTGACCTTAATCTCTCAGGATTTTCTGAGGCTAAAATGCAGATAAGGTACTAAACTATATTGGTTGAGGGAGGTTGCTTTCTTAGGTATTCATTATTCTAGTAAAATCAAGGGTCCTTCTCCCTGTCCCATTCACACATAGAATTTTGTACACAGAGGTAATGTCCTAGACTGGTAGAGAGTGACAAAGTAATATCTTCTCTCAGATACCTTCTgtcactctctcctccttcacTCCTCACATGTATCAATTTATGAGGTCTACTTCTTACAAAGACCAACTCCTTAATCCACTCAAGTAATCCCATTCCTTCCTGACTTCTCCAACAAATGAGGCCCATCTCTCATGGCTATTCTGTTACTCTTCAATTTTTTATCTACTTCATTTCCTACTATTTACAAACATGTTGTTGCCTGCATCCTGAAATATCCTCACATTTGATCCTTCCCTTCTCATTTACTTTCATCCTGGCTTTTCTGCCTCTTGtggctaaattccttgaaaaataccATTTACTTGAGTATTTCTACTTTCCCTCTTTGcacaatctggcttctgacctcatcattccactctctccaaagttactaatgttCTCTTAGTTGCCAAAGCCATTGTCCTTGTTCTCattttccttgacctctctgcagcctttgagaGTTTGATCCCTCAATCTGCCTTAATATTCTTCTCTCTCTAGATAATCTAGGAACTACTCTCTGTTGGTTCCCCTCCTATCCATCTGACCTGTTCCTTTTCAGTCTCGTTTGTTGAATCCTCATTCAGTTCATTCCCTCTAACTGCAGATGTTTCACAGGGCTCTGTCCTCAACcgtcttctcctttccctctatcccattttacttggtgatctcatcatttTCCACAGATTTAATAACCAATTCTGTGTTGATGATTTTCAAAACTACCGGTCTCTGATGATCTCTaatcttgcatctccaactgcctttcaaacAAATTGAACTGGTTGTTCAGTAGACATCTGAAACTCCCTATGTCCAAGTTGGAATTCATTTTTGTGCCTAAGCCCTCCATCCTACTCTCATTCTCTTTTAGTATAATGGGCAACACTATCCTCCCTGTTCTTCAGATCTTTAACCTAGGTGTGATCCTTAACTCCTATCTCTCCTtcccatattcaatctgttgccaaggcctgtcattttttttttttttaggtttttgtaaggcaaatggggttaagtggcttgcccaaggccacacagctaggtaattattaagtgtctgagaccagatttgaactcaggtactcctgactccagggccagtgctttatccactgcgccacctagccacccccaaggcCTGTCATTTTCACTTTGAAACAAATAtacttatttctctcttttgactccttttctttttggatcataattttcttaatgttttgatttttctatcGCTTTCATttaaagattatatatgtatgtatgtatatatacatacacacacatatatcatgcacacacatacatactgtACAATATACTGCCCTTTGGAACAGCCCTCAtaacaaagatttttatttttttgtaaggcaatggggttgagtgacttgcccatggtcacacagctaagtactgtgtctgaggtgggatttgagttcaggtcctcctgactccagtgctctattcactgtgccacctaactgcccactaACAAAGacttttttaagagaaaaaaaggcagtTCAGCAAAACCATTAAACCCATCAACCATGTCTGATTGCCAATGAGATATTCCATATCCAAAGTTGCCCACCTCtgtaaagaagggagagaggtacATTTTTTCTTAACTCATCCCCACCTAAGCTTAGTCATTCTACTTACACAACCCTTAGTTTCAGGTTTTTATGATCAttagatattttgttttcttggttctgcttactgtATTTTGTATCCATTCACATAAGCCCtctcatgcttctctaaattcttcatagTTATAATTCCTCAAAATACCATCATGGTGCCTCCTTTTGACTATTTGCTGGGCACTGGGCTTTATaaggatcctcacaacaatcctggaagtagatgctattcccccctttttatagttaaggaaaccaTGGCAGATCGCTTGAAGTGTAACATTCCATTCTATTCACATTTCACATTTGTTTGGTCATTCATTGGATTTGGCAAGAATGTCACCATTCATAACCCTTGATAGAGAGTGGCTTCTGTAGAGTAGGGCAGAAGTCAAATtacaggaagagaaagtgaagagaCAGAGGACACAGACCCTGAAGAACATATGCTTGGCAGCAAAAGCAGGGAGATTGGACATCTgctagagaaggaagaagaggattaAATAAGAAATGGGATACCAGGGCTTGGAGACAGAGAAGAAACCAAGCAAAGGGAGAGATGGAAAATTCTGGAGAGGTGATTGAtgggttcttgtcctttgttatcgaagaccaaaataacaaaaCTGTTAAAAGAccagttacagtgtgtccaactgaaGCTGATCAGATccatatgagttcagaatgctctaccacaggtacaaatagtccatgtgaacacctgggatggctTCTCTAAATTTAGACATCTCGCATTTCCTTTGCCTTACTCATAGGGTGCACCACGGGTGGGTCGGTCCTGGGGCTGGTGTATCCCATGCCAACAATCAATTCAGTGCAGTGATTTTGTagttactttatatattttatgtatacttTGTATTCTTGTTTCCCCCAGGAGAAAGTAAGTCACTTGAAGTCAAAGACTCTTCGGAGCTCAGTGTCCACAGCACCTGACATAGTAAGTTATTAATAAATGAAGTTGAATGAATCTAATCACTAAGTAACCTTCCTTTTACTGGTGATGGGAACAGTAGAATGGGGGGAAAACAATGTCCATATTTGTAATGTCCTTATTTGTGTagtgtcttatttttttctttttttgtgtttttaagtTCTTGCTCAAGGGGTGGAGACCAGCCATTGTGGTACCTTTCAAATAAGGTTATCAACcctgatccaaaaaaaaaaacccaccaaaagtCAGACATTGGGAGGTTGGAGGCTCAGGTGGTTTTGTAAGTCATAGGGGGGTATGATTGTGTCACAGAGGGAAAGGGCCTGAGTTGGGACACATCCAGGGTTAGTGGATGTTAGAAATGATTGGGAGGAGATGGTGATTTGGCCTTGTACAAATACACTAGGGGGAAAAGAGAACAACTTAAGGACAGGGATGAGAATTGTTAGCCACTGCAACTTCTTAGTGTGTGATTCCTGGTCATGTTCTCTCATCGATCTTTCTATAAATGATTTATTACAACTTCTGGAggccttctttcctcttctattttgtGGCTACCAACATAGTTCTCCAGCTACAGATGTTATCCCTGTGACTAGCCTATTCCCTTTGCTGATGATATATATTGATTGTCTCAGTATAACATGTAAAATATCCCTTATAGGAATGTCTTGTATGTGGTCATCACTGGAAACACAGTGTAGGAAGACTGTGCTTATCATATCTCTCCATTCATCGATGAGCCCTTTGGAATCTTTGCTGCTTTGGAAATTGCGGCATTCAATATATTATAGATTCTACTGTACAATATCTTACAACCATACAACATGCTAGGAAGCCCCAAAATTAGAACAGGAGGGTCTTTGTTTTAGGAAACATCCTGAAAGCAGATATTGGCAGCATTGCGCGATTCCATATCCCAGTTATTCCCTTCACCCCGGACGATTCTCAGCGCCGTTCATCCCTCTTCATAGCCTGTATGTCTTTGCCATCCTGCTGCGTGTTGCACTTGCAAAGTAGTGGATTTGGTTCTCACTGGATTGTTAGAtctttcttttaccaattttaaTTCCTGAAAATTGTGACAAAGGAACGTTGacatctacaaagaatgaaaataggGAGGTGATAAAAATGTATCTTTCTATGAGGTTTGGCTGCCCCCCCATACAATAATAGTCTAAGTTTCAAAATGGTTCTGCTTGTCTCTTTCTGAACTTAACTCTTTTCTGTACATTCAGAAGACTCTGCCACgacttttcctttgttttctggtCATTCTCTAGTTAGCTACCCTTCATTTCCCCTCATCCTcccaaattagaaaataaatacatatacattccCCTAGCCAGTAAAGCCGCTTCGGCTAATTTTGGGGGGGTAATAGTAGCATTTGTAAATCGCACTTGACGCGTTattgtaaagtttttaaaatttttaaatgaaaaggcCTGCGGGCTCTGGAGGAAAGGCCAAGCCTGGGGCGGAGGGGGGGGAAGAGGTCTGGAGCGCGCATGCGCACGGGGGGCAGAAAAGGTAAAGAGCCGGGGCGCCTTCCCGGCCGGGCGCGGCTCCGGGCTCCCCCCGGGTCTCTCTCCCTCTGCGCGGGACGAGGCCCTCCATCGCCCCGGCTCTGCGCTAGGACCGAGGAGGAACGCGGGGCCCGGGCATTCGCAGGCGGGCGCTGACTTTCCCCGGGGCCCAGGCAGCGCGGggggccccgccgccgccgccgcccatCCGGCCGAGACAGCGCCCGGCACCCGGCCGGCGCACGCGCACTCACACACTCGCACACGTGCAAGTCGCCCTTCCGCGCAAGCGCCCCGTCAGACGGAAccccccattttttcttttttttccccctatcgCGTTCCGTCCTTCATCGGAGCTCCGCCCTCCGCCGGGCGCGTAACCAATAAAAGCATGCGAGGCTCCGGGGCCGGGAGGCGCCGGCGGGCGGGAGGGGGGGGGGCCGCCGGCCAGCGGGGGGGCCGCCTCATTTGCGTAGTCCCGCCTCGGGCCCCCCCCCCGCCGGCTCCGGGGCGGGGATTGTCCTCTAAGCATCTCGCGCCGCCCCCTGATTGGTCGCCGGCCCCGGGCCCGCGCCGCCCCCTCGGCCCGCGGGCGGCGCCTTCAGAAGCGGGGGCGGCGCCAGGGGGGCAGGGACCACCTCTTTCTTTTcgccctccctcctcctctccctcccccttcccactcccattcccttccctcctctgggCGCGCGTGCGCGCTTCTgccgccctcccctccccccgcgccCGCCCCGCACGTTGAGCGTCTCGCTCTctcccgccccctccccccgcctctccttttcccctcccgcCGGAGAGctggcggcagcggcggcggcggcggcggcggcagcggcggcggcggcggcggcggctgcggtGGCCGCGctcggggcggcggcggcggcggcggccgcggcgctCGGGGCCGGAGCcggcgcgggcgcgggcgcggcGGGGGGCCTGGAAGTGGAAGCGGGCGCGGGCAGCAGCGGcggcagcagcaacagcaacagcaacctcagcagcagcggcagcagctGCCGCCCCCCGCGCTCGCACCGCGCCGTCGCCGCCTTCGCGGCCCAGGGCGGAGGCGAGCGGGGCGGCCCGGGCCGGCGCGCAGCCCGCGCCGCCAGCCCCGCCAAGCCGAGCCGCGCGGCCCGGGGCCGCCGGGCGCCGGGCGGCCGCCGCCGGGGGCGCTGCTGCGGGGCGCGGGAGCCGCTGGGCCGGGCGCTGCGGCCGCTGTGAGGCGGGAGCCGCCGGGCGCCGCCATGGCCGAGACGGAGGAGCGCAGCCTCGACAACTTTTTCGCCAAGAgggacaagaagaagaagaaggagcgGAGCGGCCGGGCCGCGGGCGCCaacgccgccgccgccgccgccgccgggcccGCGGGCGCAGGGACCCCCGGGGGCGCCTCGGCCGgaggcggcggggccggggccggggccggcgggGGCGCCCGGCCGGCCGAGGGGGCcgcgggcggcggcggggccgCGGGGCCCGGGGCGGCCGCCAAGACCAAGGTGAGCCCAGGCCGCGCCGCCCCCCGCCATGTGTCCGAGCGGGAGCGGCCGGCCCGTGCCCACGTGACGCCCCGGCCGCGGCCTCCGGAAGCCGGGGATGGGGGGCCCGGGGCGGcgggggggggcagggggcagggccggggccggggccggggccggggccggggcagggtcggggccggggccggggccggggccggggcagggcagggcagggtcggggccggggccagggccagggccaggggggtagggccggggccggggccgggcagggcagggccggggccggggccggggccggggcaggGCAGGGTCAGGGTCGGGGCCGGGGCCAGGGCCGGGGGTAGGGCCGGGGCCAGGGCAGGGCCGGGGCCGCCGGGCCCCGCCGCGCTAACGGGCCGCGCTCGTCGTTGCAGGATGAAGATGAATGGAAAGAGTTCGAGCAGAAAGAGATCGATTACAGCGGGCTGCGAGTTCAAGCCATGCAGATAAGGTAGGGCCGGCCTGGGCCTGGGGGGGGAGGGCGCCCGGGCCCCCGGGACCCCCGGGCTCCAGAAGCCGCGGCGCGGCCCggcccagcccggcccggcccgggaaAGCGGAGGAAGCGCCGGGCCCGGGTTGCGGCCCGGGTTGAGGCCCGGGATCGGGCCCAGGACAGACAGCCCTGGGACAGCTCTGCAGTTTGTTAGCGCCTTCTTCCGGGAGACGCTCGAGCCACGACTCTGACTCAGCTCCCCGAgctccggcccggccccggccgcccAGCTGGCTTCGTGGCCCGggctctctggctctctctctctgtttctctctttctctctgtctctgcctctttctctctgtctctgtctctgtctctgtctcgtctctttctctgcctctctgtctcgtCTCTGCctctgtatgtatgtacatacacatatatgtatatgaaatggCAAAACTTTGTTGTTAATCTGCCAGGAAAATCCCACATGGGCTTACAAAAAAATGACATAACTCATCTTTTAGGGACATAAATAACTGATAAGCTATGGGATTTTAGGCATATCCTGGATGAGTTACTGAGTCAAAGAAAGCTACAGTATTCTTTTTCTATAGGTAGAAACAAGACTTATTGGGGAAAATTTCCTTTAGTGTGACTGTATCAGAAGACATTCT
It includes:
- the CDV3 gene encoding protein CDV3 homolog isoform X2, which produces MAETEERSLDNFFAKRDKKKKKERSGRAAGANAAAAAAAGPAGAGTPGGASAGGGGAGAGAGGGARPAEGAAGGGGAAGPGAAAKTKDEDEWKEFEQKEIDYSGLRVQAMQISEKEEDDNEKREDPGDNWEETGGGGVEKSSGPWNKTAPVQAPTPSIVTETPEPVMTGGVYRPPGARVTSTRKTPQGPPEIYSDTQFPSLQSTAKHVESRKY